A genome region from Rhodothermus sp. includes the following:
- a CDS encoding TolC family protein, translating to MNIRRWHIAGLAFFMATWSLEAQPLHAPDTSPQPIVLTLEEAIQIALVQNRTLQRIRLDVDNAQAQVREAWGQVLPQVNLSADYARNLKTPNPFAGSAAGRFFQSLGFLDWLAYNERARTDNNPDTEPISFGEFVERQQRGLQEAGIRPRVGDNPFAVDNRFTAGITIEQTLFSKTAFAAIKGAEILKEINRRGATRQEQLLIDQVRRTFYGALLAQEQARVMAQSVERTRETWQETIRRVAQGVAPKFQRLSVEVELANLESQLIQAQNQAAQRLDQLKLLLGIPIEQPLQLRGTLAVTDPGRYQQISLEEAVALALERRPDLEQLRLQVRLREVDRELARAARYPRLSAFASLSYIGNVPDYRTIVLSDPNDPFKFSQRTNNFFARDYWNPSVNIGLRLTWTLFSGFQTSARVQQRQIAVKQAELQYLQQLEQVRLEVLQALRDLEAARKRLVSQERNVERAELNYEHARIRLREGVASPLEEREASQQLDQSRLNYLQAVYDYLTAQSAFETAVGLIALPGAEDRLMLTLHNKTR from the coding sequence ATGAACATCCGTCGCTGGCACATTGCAGGGCTGGCTTTTTTTATGGCTACCTGGTCGCTGGAAGCACAGCCGCTTCATGCTCCTGATACTTCTCCCCAGCCTATCGTACTGACCCTGGAAGAAGCGATCCAGATCGCACTGGTTCAGAATCGTACGCTGCAACGTATCCGGCTGGATGTAGATAATGCTCAGGCTCAGGTGCGCGAGGCCTGGGGCCAGGTGCTCCCTCAGGTCAACCTGAGCGCTGACTATGCGCGCAATCTGAAAACCCCCAACCCTTTTGCCGGATCGGCAGCCGGTCGTTTCTTCCAGTCGTTGGGCTTCTTGGATTGGCTGGCCTACAACGAACGTGCCCGTACCGACAACAACCCGGATACCGAACCCATCTCCTTTGGCGAGTTCGTCGAGCGTCAGCAGCGGGGGCTACAAGAAGCTGGCATTCGGCCACGTGTTGGAGACAATCCCTTTGCCGTAGACAACCGGTTTACCGCTGGCATCACCATTGAACAGACGCTCTTCAGCAAAACCGCTTTTGCTGCCATCAAAGGGGCTGAAATCCTGAAGGAAATCAACCGGCGAGGCGCCACCCGACAGGAGCAATTACTGATTGATCAGGTGCGGCGGACTTTCTACGGAGCGCTACTGGCGCAGGAGCAAGCCCGCGTGATGGCTCAGAGCGTAGAACGCACCCGCGAGACGTGGCAGGAGACGATCCGGCGCGTTGCGCAGGGAGTTGCTCCCAAGTTTCAGCGCCTGAGCGTCGAAGTCGAACTGGCCAATCTGGAATCCCAGCTTATTCAGGCTCAGAACCAGGCAGCCCAGAGGCTGGATCAGCTAAAATTATTGCTGGGGATTCCCATCGAGCAGCCGCTCCAGCTCCGGGGAACGCTGGCGGTAACCGATCCGGGCCGTTATCAACAGATCTCGTTAGAGGAGGCCGTCGCTCTGGCACTGGAACGCCGACCGGACCTGGAGCAACTGCGCCTCCAGGTCAGATTGCGCGAGGTCGATCGGGAGCTGGCCCGTGCGGCCCGCTATCCGCGTCTGAGCGCTTTTGCCAGTTTGAGCTACATCGGCAATGTGCCGGACTATCGAACGATCGTGCTATCCGACCCCAACGATCCCTTCAAATTTTCTCAGCGTACCAACAATTTCTTTGCACGCGACTACTGGAATCCGTCGGTCAACATCGGCCTGCGGCTGACCTGGACCCTGTTTTCCGGCTTTCAGACGTCGGCCCGGGTACAGCAGCGACAGATAGCTGTCAAGCAGGCCGAACTCCAGTACCTGCAGCAACTGGAGCAGGTACGGCTGGAGGTCTTACAGGCATTACGTGATCTGGAAGCTGCCCGGAAGCGACTGGTCAGCCAGGAACGCAACGTGGAACGGGCCGAGCTGAACTATGAGCATGCCCGCATCCGTCTACGCGAGGGCGTGGCCAGTCCGCTGGAAGAGCGCGAGGCGTCCCAACAGCTGGATCAGAGTCGCCTCAACTATTTGCAGGCTGTTTACGACTATCTCACAGCACAGAGCGCTTTTGAGACGGCTGTGGGCCTGATTGCCTTACCCGGCGCGGAAGATCGCCTCATGCTGACGCTGCACAACAAAACCCGGTAG
- a CDS encoding efflux RND transporter periplasmic adaptor subunit produces the protein MKTIMHLTGWIRWTALVGSVLVLLNGCASPDASAPASDTALAAAKRRVRVELLELHPTRFVDWIELTGTVEAIYDATLSAQASGTVEYLAPLGRQVEAGAVLARLDQTLARAALKQAEAQLASARAAYKLALDNFQRQEPLFRDSIISALEFEHVRAQRDQAVAQLRLAEAALEQARKQLAHTVIKAPFAGTVEAHFVDVGEQIAIGQPVVRLVNLHKMKVRAGVPERYARDIHVGTPVELHFQTYGLPPQQAVVTFVGSAIDPANRTFPIEVQLDSSGDQLKPEMVVRVRLVRQIRDSVMVVPLPAVLRDETGTSVFVADTSKAGLVARQRYVVLGPSSGGLVVVSQGLHFGERVVVLGQHDLGDGDLLEVLQTYTRATQAAHATTDSIRTLQTP, from the coding sequence ATGAAAACAATTATGCATCTAACCGGATGGATTCGCTGGACGGCCCTTGTGGGTTCTGTGCTGGTACTGCTAAATGGATGCGCATCGCCGGATGCTTCGGCGCCCGCATCGGATACGGCATTGGCTGCCGCCAAACGGCGCGTACGCGTTGAACTGCTTGAGCTGCATCCTACTCGGTTTGTGGACTGGATTGAGCTGACGGGCACGGTCGAAGCCATCTACGATGCCACGCTTTCAGCACAGGCTTCTGGTACCGTTGAGTACCTGGCCCCGCTGGGCCGGCAGGTCGAGGCAGGCGCTGTACTGGCGCGCCTGGATCAGACGCTGGCGCGTGCTGCGCTCAAGCAGGCCGAGGCGCAGCTGGCCAGTGCCCGGGCCGCTTACAAGCTGGCGTTGGACAATTTCCAGCGTCAGGAGCCGCTTTTTCGCGACTCGATCATCAGCGCCCTGGAGTTTGAGCACGTCCGGGCGCAGCGGGACCAGGCTGTGGCCCAGCTCCGCTTAGCCGAGGCAGCTCTTGAACAGGCCCGCAAGCAACTGGCCCACACGGTCATCAAAGCACCGTTTGCCGGAACCGTTGAGGCGCATTTTGTGGACGTGGGCGAGCAGATTGCTATAGGACAACCCGTGGTGCGCCTGGTCAACCTGCATAAGATGAAAGTGCGTGCGGGTGTCCCCGAACGCTATGCCCGTGACATCCATGTCGGTACCCCTGTCGAACTCCACTTTCAGACTTATGGACTGCCTCCCCAACAGGCAGTCGTCACGTTTGTAGGTAGCGCCATCGATCCGGCCAATCGCACCTTTCCTATAGAGGTGCAGCTGGACTCCTCCGGCGACCAGCTCAAGCCAGAGATGGTTGTACGCGTGCGCCTTGTCCGGCAGATACGTGACAGCGTAATGGTCGTCCCGCTGCCCGCTGTACTACGCGACGAGACCGGAACCAGTGTGTTCGTGGCCGACACGTCCAAGGCAGGGTTGGTCGCTCGTCAACGCTATGTAGTGCTGGGCCCTTCCTCTGGAGGTCTGGTAGTCGTTAGCCAGGGCCTTCACTTTGGCGAACGGGTGGTCGTGCTCGGACAGCATGATCTGGGCGACGGCGACCTGCTGGAAGTGCTGCAGACTTACACCCGTGCGACCCAGGCGGCCCATGCTACCACCGACAGCATCCGTACCCTTCAGACGCCGTAA
- a CDS encoding efflux RND transporter permease subunit yields the protein MKITHLAIRQRTTILVLTVLLAVGGLVSYLTIPKESFPSIEIPNIIITTVYPGASPEDIESLITKPIEEELQGITGIDEIRSTSTEGVSTIVVEFLPDQITLDEAFQKVRDKVDIAKAKLPEDAEEPNVREIDLSELPIMTINLAAPYALSRLKEVAENLADELEALPDVLEATVVGGLEREVQVNVDRAALQAYNLTFNDVANAIRQENTNLPGGSIDVDRLNYLVRVDGEFEAPEEINNIVIKAPGGRPIYVRDVAEVVFGYKERDSYAYLRVLQREASGRLVPVHADTDEPLQVVSLSIRKRSGANILETTQAIRRVLDRFPFPTGTEVVITGDQSEDVRALVRDLENNIISGLIFVVAVLLFFLGVRTAMLVGLAIPLSMFISFLVFQALGYTLNFVILFSLIIALGMLVDNAIVIVENIYRFREQGYSRFEAARLATAEVGGAVVASTATTVAAFAPMLFWPGIIGEFMSFLPLTLIITLTSSLFVALVINPVLTGYFMRIEGEKAPRLPRHVRLLTAGIVLVLGLVLGLANWKTLVVLAVAVPVIYLLHRFLFSPIGNWFIHQGLPGLIRRYRAFLSWMLERDYAAPRALLRNTFTLGSFTLGVLLLALGSGLSALLGGPSGMVLMLPGFVLAVVGLIGIILHTLETLFLGGWATVRGGLIFAAVVLVVTGLMYLSPREVALITIVELLALPLIVVLTGFLGVLLNRRGRRYLILTDNRARLLNSVLGALFAILAMFAISPTGVEFFPKTDPNQIQVTLTAPLGTNVETTDRIAREALRRIERLLSAHPEDQANVKNIQVNVGVGGDRRFGGGSSQPEVATITLDLVDYEDRAVSSRETLVRLRQQLQGIPGVTLKIDQDRMEPPTGPPVNIEISGPDFKEIVRITTEIKQRLIEAAETGRIPGLVDIRDNLNTGRPEVRVRIDRERAGRFGLSTQQIASTVRAAINGIEAGQYRTGEDEYDITVRLQEADRRSLESLRNLTILHEGQQIPLAAVADFELGGGLGAITRQDLQRVATVSGDVAPGYNAQAVLQQVRQYLADYERALPSGYHLAYTGENEEQQESFSFLTTALFIGASLIFLIMIAQFNRVSGPFLIMIAVGLSLIGVLLGLILTRTAFGLMTFIGLISLAGIVVNNNIVLIDYTIQLQQRGLSKHDAIIEAGATRLRPVILTALTTIIGLVPLTFGINIDFVGLLLDWNPNFQIGSENTQFWGPMGTAIISGLLFGTFLTLVIMPVLYSTFDSVATHLRRLLGRASVAATIGNGATDAPPEAVSPPVTTTPPRQ from the coding sequence ATGAAAATCACCCATCTTGCCATACGACAGCGCACCACAATCCTCGTGTTGACCGTTTTACTGGCTGTCGGCGGGCTGGTCAGCTATCTGACCATTCCCAAAGAATCCTTCCCCTCCATCGAAATCCCCAACATCATCATTACGACGGTTTACCCCGGTGCCAGTCCGGAAGATATCGAATCGTTGATTACCAAGCCTATCGAAGAAGAGCTGCAGGGCATTACCGGCATTGACGAAATCCGCTCGACCTCGACGGAAGGGGTCTCGACCATTGTCGTGGAGTTTTTACCCGATCAGATTACGCTGGACGAGGCCTTCCAGAAGGTTCGGGATAAGGTGGACATTGCCAAGGCAAAGTTGCCCGAAGATGCTGAAGAACCGAATGTCCGCGAGATCGACCTGTCGGAACTGCCTATTATGACCATCAACCTGGCCGCGCCGTATGCCCTCTCCCGGCTGAAGGAAGTGGCCGAAAATCTGGCGGACGAGCTGGAAGCCTTGCCCGATGTGCTGGAAGCTACGGTCGTAGGTGGCCTGGAGCGCGAGGTACAGGTGAACGTCGATCGGGCCGCCCTGCAGGCCTATAACCTGACCTTTAACGATGTGGCCAATGCGATCCGCCAGGAAAATACGAACCTGCCAGGCGGCTCTATTGACGTAGATCGGCTCAACTACCTCGTACGTGTAGACGGTGAATTTGAAGCACCGGAAGAGATTAACAACATTGTGATCAAGGCACCGGGCGGCCGGCCCATCTATGTGCGCGACGTGGCTGAAGTGGTCTTCGGATACAAGGAGCGTGACAGTTATGCGTACCTGCGTGTGCTGCAGCGCGAAGCAAGCGGTCGTCTGGTGCCCGTCCATGCCGATACCGATGAGCCTCTACAGGTGGTAAGCCTGAGTATCCGTAAACGCTCGGGCGCCAACATCCTGGAAACAACCCAGGCCATCCGCCGGGTGCTTGATCGTTTCCCCTTCCCGACTGGCACGGAGGTGGTTATTACCGGCGATCAGAGCGAAGACGTCCGCGCACTCGTTCGAGATCTCGAAAATAATATCATCAGTGGGTTGATCTTTGTGGTCGCAGTGCTACTGTTCTTTCTGGGGGTGCGCACCGCAATGCTCGTAGGTCTTGCGATTCCGCTATCCATGTTTATCTCTTTCCTGGTTTTTCAAGCATTGGGCTACACACTCAACTTCGTCATACTTTTCTCTCTGATCATTGCACTGGGCATGCTCGTCGACAATGCCATTGTCATTGTCGAAAACATCTACCGCTTCCGGGAGCAGGGCTACAGCCGCTTCGAAGCCGCTCGATTGGCCACCGCCGAAGTAGGCGGAGCCGTGGTGGCGTCGACGGCCACCACGGTTGCGGCCTTTGCCCCTATGCTTTTCTGGCCTGGTATTATCGGCGAGTTCATGAGCTTTCTCCCGCTGACGCTCATCATCACGCTCACCTCATCCCTGTTCGTGGCTCTGGTGATCAATCCGGTATTGACGGGCTATTTTATGCGTATCGAAGGAGAAAAAGCCCCCCGCTTGCCTCGGCACGTGCGGCTCCTGACAGCTGGCATTGTGCTGGTACTGGGCCTGGTGTTGGGCCTGGCCAACTGGAAGACGCTGGTCGTGCTGGCCGTTGCCGTTCCGGTAATCTACCTGTTGCATAGGTTCCTTTTCAGCCCGATTGGCAACTGGTTTATTCATCAGGGCCTGCCAGGACTGATCCGGCGTTACCGTGCTTTTCTGAGCTGGATGCTGGAGCGTGACTACGCGGCACCCCGTGCCCTGCTGCGCAACACATTTACGCTGGGAAGTTTTACGCTGGGTGTGCTGCTGCTCGCACTGGGCAGCGGCCTTTCGGCGCTGCTGGGCGGTCCGTCCGGGATGGTCCTGATGCTCCCAGGATTCGTGCTTGCAGTAGTCGGTCTGATTGGCATCATCCTGCATACGCTGGAAACGCTCTTTCTGGGCGGTTGGGCAACCGTACGTGGCGGACTGATCTTCGCTGCTGTGGTCCTTGTCGTAACAGGCCTGATGTACCTGAGTCCACGTGAGGTGGCGCTCATCACCATTGTTGAGCTGCTGGCCCTGCCGCTGATCGTTGTACTCACTGGATTCCTGGGCGTCCTGCTAAACCGTCGCGGCCGCCGCTATCTGATTCTTACAGACAATCGGGCTCGTCTGCTCAACAGTGTGCTTGGCGCCCTTTTTGCGATTCTGGCCATGTTCGCCATATCTCCTACGGGCGTCGAATTCTTCCCGAAAACCGACCCCAACCAGATTCAGGTTACGCTAACGGCGCCGCTCGGCACCAACGTCGAAACGACCGATCGCATTGCACGCGAGGCGCTGAGGCGTATTGAACGGCTGCTGAGCGCACATCCCGAAGACCAGGCCAATGTCAAAAACATCCAGGTTAACGTGGGCGTGGGAGGCGACCGACGATTTGGGGGAGGTTCTTCCCAACCTGAGGTCGCTACGATTACCCTGGACCTGGTCGATTACGAAGATCGGGCGGTCTCCAGCCGTGAAACCCTCGTGCGTCTGCGGCAACAGCTCCAGGGCATCCCCGGGGTGACGCTTAAAATCGACCAGGATCGGATGGAACCGCCCACCGGACCTCCGGTGAACATTGAGATCTCCGGCCCGGACTTTAAAGAAATTGTGCGTATTACGACGGAGATCAAACAACGCCTGATCGAAGCCGCCGAAACAGGCCGCATCCCGGGGCTGGTGGACATTCGAGATAACCTGAATACTGGACGGCCGGAAGTGCGCGTGCGTATCGATCGGGAACGCGCCGGACGCTTCGGGCTGAGCACACAACAGATCGCCTCTACTGTACGGGCAGCCATCAATGGCATCGAAGCAGGCCAGTATCGCACCGGGGAAGATGAATATGACATTACGGTTCGGCTGCAGGAAGCCGATCGCCGCTCGCTGGAAAGCCTACGCAACCTGACCATCCTGCATGAAGGCCAACAGATTCCACTGGCAGCCGTCGCCGATTTTGAGCTGGGCGGTGGCCTGGGGGCCATCACGCGCCAGGATCTGCAACGCGTTGCCACCGTCAGTGGCGATGTAGCCCCTGGCTACAACGCACAGGCTGTGCTCCAGCAAGTACGTCAGTACCTGGCCGATTACGAGCGTGCGCTACCGTCGGGCTATCACCTGGCCTACACGGGCGAAAACGAAGAGCAACAGGAGTCGTTCAGCTTTCTGACCACCGCCCTATTCATCGGCGCTTCGCTGATCTTTCTGATCATGATTGCGCAGTTTAACCGCGTCAGTGGTCCCTTCCTGATCATGATCGCAGTAGGCCTGAGCCTGATCGGCGTGCTGCTGGGCCTAATCCTCACGCGCACTGCCTTCGGCCTGATGACCTTCATTGGCTTGATTTCGCTGGCCGGCATCGTCGTCAACAACAACATCGTGCTGATCGATTACACGATACAGCTACAACAACGCGGCCTCAGTAAGCATGACGCCATCATTGAGGCCGGTGCCACACGCCTGCGTCCCGTCATCCTTACCGCGCTTACCACTATTATCGGTTTGGTACCGCTCACCTTCGGTATTAATATTGACTTTGTGGGCCTACTGCTCGACTGGAATCCCAACTTCCAGATCGGCTCCGAAAACACCCAGTTCTGGGGACCAATGGGTACGGCCATTATCAGCGGACTGCTGTTCGGGACGTTCCTGACGCTGGTAATCATGCCCGTGCTTTACTCCACGTTCGACTCGGTCGCCACACATCTGCGGCGCTTGCTGGGACGAGCATCGGTAGCAGCCACCATAGGCAACGGCGCAACGGATGCACCACCAGAAGCAGTGTCCCCGCCCGTCACGACCACGCCACCACGTCAGTAA
- a CDS encoding MerC domain-containing protein, whose translation MVAKRSLWDRIGIGLSSICLIHCLLLPLTLVVLPLGATLITLHEEVHILFAVLLLPTTAFAAYQGYRRHRHRRVLGWLGTGLALVLLASFPGHEVLGVLGGTLVTMLGSALLIWGHWQNWRLTLRCTVPSAPSLAKTKALESMRL comes from the coding sequence ATGGTAGCAAAACGATCACTGTGGGATCGGATAGGCATTGGGCTTTCCAGTATCTGTCTTATCCATTGTCTGTTGCTGCCGTTGACGCTGGTTGTATTACCCCTGGGAGCTACCCTCATTACTTTACATGAGGAAGTGCATATCCTCTTTGCGGTGCTACTACTGCCAACCACAGCGTTTGCTGCTTATCAGGGATACCGTCGGCATCGACACCGGCGGGTATTGGGATGGTTAGGAACCGGCCTGGCGCTGGTATTGCTGGCCAGTTTTCCCGGGCATGAAGTGCTGGGGGTGTTGGGAGGTACCCTGGTCACTATGTTAGGAAGCGCGTTGCTCATCTGGGGACACTGGCAGAACTGGCGGTTGACGCTACGCTGCACGGTGCCTTCGGCGCCGTCGCTTGCAAAAACGAAGGCTCTCGAGTCAATGCGCCTCTGA